One window of the Pseudomonadota bacterium genome contains the following:
- a CDS encoding VPLPA-CTERM sorting domain-containing protein: MKKKYLFSFVLVILFLCSAFPAWAVNTLPTVNVGSVAFSNMGAQPGWRDDFDGSAGPLGGSYLVHDNGIATLTGTGILSISSDTRVSLPLDQTSGRLSNAGFAVNFQNGLPNASFGYGMRIRSPNQQDGVNLEVVTLGNGQSYLFFGDESHQGSNGQFLNLIPLQGFTSIGLGLFVDNIGNVNAGYLLNLPDGFPQDPTGFIPLSGTTQLNQGSENYDVRFYAIGDGIPYELPSNVPIPTAVWLLGSGLIGLVGLRRKISK, encoded by the coding sequence ATGAAAAAGAAATATTTATTTAGTTTTGTTCTGGTCATTTTATTTCTTTGTTCCGCTTTTCCGGCATGGGCAGTCAATACACTCCCTACAGTCAATGTTGGTTCTGTAGCTTTCAGTAACATGGGAGCGCAACCTGGGTGGCGCGATGATTTTGATGGTTCAGCAGGCCCCCTCGGAGGATCGTATCTTGTACATGACAATGGCATTGCCACTTTGACGGGAACAGGTATCCTTTCCATATCATCTGATACCCGTGTCTCGCTTCCGTTAGATCAAACTTCCGGCCGCCTCAGCAATGCCGGGTTTGCCGTAAATTTCCAGAACGGGCTGCCTAATGCCAGTTTCGGTTACGGTATGAGAATCAGAAGTCCCAACCAACAGGACGGTGTCAATCTGGAAGTGGTTACTCTTGGTAATGGACAATCATACTTATTTTTCGGTGATGAAAGCCATCAGGGCTCAAACGGCCAGTTTCTTAATCTCATACCCTTACAGGGATTTACATCTATAGGCCTCGGGCTTTTTGTGGATAATATAGGTAACGTCAACGCCGGTTATCTTTTGAATCTCCCCGATGGTTTTCCACAAGACCCGACTGGTTTTATACCGCTGAGTGGTACAACCCAGCTTAATCAAGGCTCAGAAAATTATGACGTCCGCTTCTATGCGATAGGCGACGGCATTCCCTATGAACTGCCCAGTAATGTACCCATACCCACCGCCGTTTGGCTTCTCGGTTCAGGTCTGATTGGCCTTGTTGGTCTCCGGCGGAAGATCAGCAAATAA
- a CDS encoding MBL fold metallo-hydrolase — MLTGKIGQLMVNTTAETDHIHLLGISTPFPVGKVNVYLIEDEIPTLVDTPPKGAVYINELQAALNGKGYSIKDIKRIIITHPHFDHCGAAAEIVRLSGAEVWTSRGGARYLEHFNDEFSMELQYYMEIFRQAGVPGNPRTYLEHLYDWARAYSCIVTVSRFLEDGDEFMLGSAPYSVKAVPGHSPWCILLYSQDRTSAFSGDFLLKDISSNALIQRPGSAQHEYKSLKSYLASLQEVKKMAIQKALPGHGEIIEDVAGRIDEIITFIRQRQKLVRDILDRGPCRAFSIVQALFPDLQGEQLFLGISEVIGHLELLESDGIVLQREDGYWVVP; from the coding sequence ATGCTTACGGGTAAGATAGGGCAGCTAATGGTAAACACAACAGCGGAAACAGACCATATTCATCTCCTTGGCATATCGACCCCATTTCCTGTGGGCAAGGTTAATGTGTACCTTATTGAGGATGAAATTCCAACCCTTGTCGACACCCCTCCGAAGGGTGCCGTTTACATAAACGAACTTCAGGCAGCGCTGAATGGCAAAGGTTATTCTATCAAGGATATTAAGAGAATTATCATCACGCACCCCCATTTTGACCATTGTGGAGCGGCCGCCGAGATTGTCAGATTAAGCGGGGCGGAGGTATGGACTTCGAGGGGAGGGGCAAGGTATCTTGAGCATTTCAATGATGAGTTCTCCATGGAGCTTCAGTACTATATGGAGATATTTCGCCAGGCCGGTGTGCCGGGAAATCCTCGTACGTATCTCGAACATTTATACGACTGGGCACGTGCATACAGTTGTATTGTCACTGTCTCCCGCTTCCTGGAAGATGGAGATGAATTTATGCTCGGATCAGCCCCGTATAGTGTCAAAGCAGTGCCCGGACATAGCCCCTGGTGCATACTGCTATATTCACAAGATCGAACATCAGCTTTCTCAGGAGATTTCCTCCTCAAGGATATCAGCTCCAATGCTTTGATCCAGAGACCCGGGTCTGCACAGCATGAGTATAAAAGCCTGAAATCATACCTTGCCTCTCTTCAGGAGGTAAAGAAGATGGCCATCCAAAAGGCACTGCCGGGCCACGGCGAGATCATCGAGGATGTTGCCGGCAGGATCGATGAGATCATCACCTTCATCAGGCAGCGACAAAAACTGGTGCGCGATATCCTCGATCGGGGTCCCTGCAGGGCATTCTCAATTGTACAGGCGCTCTTCCCCGATTTGCAGGGAGAGCAGCTTTTCCTCGGCATATCAGAAGTTATCGGCCATCTGGAGCTCCTGGAAAGCGATGGTATCGTCCTGCAAAGGGAAGACGGTTACTGGGTGGTCCCGTAA